The following are encoded together in the Salvia hispanica cultivar TCC Black 2014 chromosome 6, UniMelb_Shisp_WGS_1.0, whole genome shotgun sequence genome:
- the LOC125194666 gene encoding uncharacterized protein LOC125194666, which yields MGPFRNPSRKFRNMSTEEYRKHITAGTCFKCGLKFDPTHRCPPKTLNVLVYDDGDEILPDGSAVEPDGVESDQELELSELSSNGLDTSQTMKLFGKIGQHKVLAMVDSGASHCFISDQLATLLKLPVTPTIPYSVTLGDGSRVRAAGICRAIALTMSSEVFPLSCYMFPLRNIDVILGVSWLASLGDVTANWNDLSMKFSVQGRHVAIRGDPSLTHRACSARDIQTLEAGDACWVLRSMTDDISKDQFEFDVVLSAAERHQLQILTGRFPAVINGPSSLPPARRTDHRITLQPGVLPVSVRPYRYNHIQKDEMERLVAEMLASGVIQPSTSPYSSPVLLVRKKDGSWRFCVDYRELNKRTVPDRYPIPIIQELLDELHGARWFSKLDLRARYHQIWVAAPDIHKTAFCTHSGHYEFLVMPFGLTNAPATFQSLMNDIFRPFLRRHVLVFLTTS from the coding sequence ATGGGACCATTCCGGAACCCCTCACGGAAATTCAGGAATATGTCAACGGAGGAATACCGAAAGCACATTACAGCAGGTACATGCTTTAAGTGTGGTTTGAAATTTGATCCCACCCACCGTTGCCCTCCAAAGACTCTCAACGTGCTAGTGTATGACGACGGTGATGAAATCTTGCCCGATGGCTCGGCCGTGGAGCCGGATGGGGTGGAATCCGATCAGGAATTAGAGTTGTCAGAATTATCTTCGAACGGGCTGGATACCTCCCAGACCATGAAATTATTCGGAAAAATCGGCCAGCATAAGGTGCTAGCAATGGTGGATAGCGGAGCTAGTCACTGTTTTATTTCAGATCAGCTTGCTACGCTACTCAAATTACCGGTAACACCAACCATTCCCTACTCGGTGACTTTAGGTGACGGCTCTCGGGTCAGGGCTGCGGGGATTTGCAGAGCCATTGCCCTGACTATGTCCTCTGAGGTCTTTCCACTCTCGTGTTATATGTTTCCTCTGCGGAACATTGATGTTATTTTAGGTGTTTCGTGGCTAGCTTCCTTGGGTGATGTGACCGCCAATTGGAATGATTTATCTATGAAGTTCTCGGTGCAAGGGCGGCATGTGGCGATCAGAGGCGACCCTTCCTTAACCCATCGGGCATGCTCCGCGCGTGACATTCAGACTTTGGAGGCGGGCGATGCCTGTTGGGTACTCCGTTCGATGACCGACGATATATCGAAGGACCAGTTCGAATTTGATGTTGTCCTTTCTGCGGCAGAACGACACCAGCTCCAAATTCTGACCGGGCGGTTTCCAGCTGTCATCAACGGCCCCAGCTCCCTTCCACCAGCCCGGCGGACGGACCACCGCATTACCCTCCAGCCAGGGGTTTTGCCTGTATCAGTCAGACCCTACCGATACAATCATATCCAAAAGGATGAGATGGAGAGGTTGGTAGCAGAGATGCTAGCGTCGGGCGTAATTCAACCAAGCACAAGTCCATATTCAAGTCCCGTTCTACTTGTTCGGAAAAAGGATGGCTCATGGAGATTTTGTGTGGACTACCGCGAATTAAATAAGCGGACTGTGCCGGACAGGTACCCCATCCCGATTATTCAAGAGCTTTTGGATGAATTGCACGGTGCTCGATGGTTTAGCAAGCTAGATCTGCGGGCCAGGTACCACCAAATTTGGGTTGCCGCCCCGGACATTCACAAAACTGCATTTTGCACGCATTCGGGTCACTATGAATTTTTAGTAATGCCTTTTGGCCTCACCAACGCCCCCGCCACCTTTCAGAGTCTCATGAATGACATCTTCCGGCCATTTCTGCGACGGCATGTTCTCGTTTTTTTGACGACATCTTAG
- the LOC125197057 gene encoding probable E3 ubiquitin-protein ligase XBOS32, with product MVTMRFLSLVGNSFGCSASGERLVSAARDGDFQEAKALLEYNPRLARYSTFGVRNSPLHYSAAQGHHEIVSLLLESGVDINLRNYRGQTALMQACQYGHWEVVQILILFKANIIRADYLNGGTALHLAALNGHSRCIRLLLADYIPSIPNFCSILRKKSKNDESVSDFDQGSLQEVISLPADGGITALHMAALNGHADTVHLLLDIGASASSATVEDGTTIDLIGAGSTPLHYAACGGSAQCCQLLIAKGASLTAENMNGWTPLMVARSWHRDWLEEILSQRPAGRPRLCPSPYLCLPLMSIVEIARENGWRCNDSPTTCLDPCVVCLERKCTVAAEGCFHEFCTQCALYLCSTNSTSTVSQGPPGSIACPLCRHGIVSFGKLAGTRPATKEIARNSLSLSFCTCSTELPDTNSLDTPCCKPDLQCPRPSPLGSSFRSLSCKKFPSMKLSPSLCMGAPDTSPCLVPRTTGRSMSGQLVRCSRSSSLRRSTSQNDGRSWLCSFNQSMGAD from the exons ATGGTGACAATGCGTTTCTTGAGTCTGGTTGGGAATTCTTTTGGATGCTCTGCATCAGGGGAGCGACTGGTCTCCGCAGCAAGAGATGGTGATTTTCAAGAAGCCAAGGCCTTGTTGGAATACAACCCTCGTCTTGCGAGGTATTCAACCTTCGGTGTTCGCAATTCCCCACTGCATTACTCTGCAGCTCAGGGCCACCATGAG ATTGTTTCACTCTTGCTAGAGTCTGGTGTTGATATTAATCTGAGGAACTATAGGGGGCAG ACAGCGCTGATGCAGGCTTGTCAATACGGTCATTGGGAGGTTGTTCAGATTCTGATACTTTTTAAAGCCAAT ATTATCAGAGCAGATTACCTAAATGGAGGAACGGCTCTCCACTTAGCTGCTCTAAATGGGCATTCCCGGTGCATCCGTCTCCTCCTTGCTGATTACATTCCCAGCATCCCTAACTTCTGCAGCATTTTACGGAAAAAGTCCAAAAATGATGAATCTGTTTCAGACTTCGATCAAGG TTCCCTCCAGGAAGTAATCAGCCTGCCTGCTGATGGAGGCATCACCGCCCTTCATATGGCTGCACTAAACGGACATGCTGACACTGTTCATCTCCTTCTGGATATCGGGGCTTCAGCATCCAGCGCGACAGTGGAGGATGGAACTACAATCGACTTAATAG GTGCTGGAAGCACACCACTCCATTATGCTGCATGTGGTGGTAGTGCACAGTGTTGTCAG CTGTTGATTGCCAAGGGTGCGAGTCTTACAGCAGAGAACATGAACGG ATGGACTCCGTTGATGGTCGCTCGTTCGTGGCATAGAGATTGGCTCGAGGAGATTCTAAGCCAACGACCAGCAGGGCGACCAAGGCTTTGTCCTTCGCCATATCTATGCCTTCCTCTCATGAGCATCGTTGAAATCGCAAG AGAAAACGGATGGAGATGCAATGATTCACCAACAACATGTTTAGATCCATGTGTTGTTTGCTTAGAGAGAAAGTGCACCGTTGCAGCAGAAG GTTGTTTCCATGAGTTCTGCACCCAATGTGCTCTCTACCTATGTTCCACAAACAGCACATCAACAGTTTCTCAGGGGCCGCCCGGCTCAATCGCGTGCCCCTTATGCCGGCACGGGATAGTCTCCTTTGGCAAGCTCGCAGGGACAAGGCCAGCAACGAAAGAGATTGCAAGAAACAGTTTGTCCTTGTCTTTCTGCACTTGTTCCACTGAGCTCCCGGACACCAATTCTTTGGATACACCGTGTTGCAAGCCCGATCTTCAGTGCCCTCGGCCATCTCCGCTCGGATCTTCCTTCCGATCCCTCAGCTGCAAAAAGTTCCCCTCGATGAAACTCAGCCCCAGCCTCTGCATGGGAGCACCGGACACGAGCCCTTGTCTAGTTCCACGGACTACTGGCCGCAGCATGAGCGGCCAGTTGGTCCGCTGTTCGAGGTCGTCGAGCTTGCGACGCTCGACGTCTCAGAACGACGGAAGGAGTTGGCTGTGTTCCTTCAATCAATCCATGGGAGCTGACTGA